From the genome of Methylomonas sp. UP202, one region includes:
- the aceF gene encoding dihydrolipoyllysine-residue acetyltransferase — protein MSSLIEVKVPDVGNVPEIDIVEVLVQPGDVVAIEQTLAVMETDKATMDLPSSAAGIIKAVHIKPGDKVAEGSLIATVEVGESAAAPAVAAPAPAPAEPAEVVPAPVAEAPKPEAAKPAPAPAAPVVASAEGFKPHATPSVRLFARELGVDLSKIPAGSGRKGRILQDDVKNFVKQAMTSAPATTGGAGIPAIPAVDFSQFGEIEEKPLSKIKRLTGQNLTRVWLNLPLVTYHDEVSIDEMEEFRKSVNAGQGKDGVKLTGLVFIMKALVAAMQKYPAFNSSLSPEGDKLYFKKYFHIGIAVDTPNGLVVPVIRDVDKKGIFQLSTELAEMSELARLGKLKPADMQGGCMTISSLGGIGGTAFTPIVNAPEVAILGVTRSKVQPVWNGKEFEPKLMLPLDITYDHRVIDGAEGARFMEAMKANLADIRRLLL, from the coding sequence ATGAGTTCTTTAATCGAAGTAAAAGTCCCCGATGTCGGCAATGTGCCGGAAATCGACATCGTTGAGGTATTGGTCCAGCCCGGCGACGTCGTCGCCATCGAGCAAACCCTGGCGGTCATGGAAACCGACAAGGCGACCATGGACCTGCCATCCAGCGCGGCCGGCATCATCAAGGCCGTGCATATCAAGCCGGGCGACAAAGTCGCCGAAGGCAGCCTGATCGCCACCGTCGAAGTCGGCGAATCCGCTGCCGCGCCGGCAGTGGCCGCGCCCGCGCCGGCCCCGGCGGAACCCGCCGAAGTCGTTCCCGCTCCGGTCGCCGAAGCGCCCAAACCCGAAGCAGCTAAACCGGCGCCAGCGCCTGCCGCCCCGGTCGTTGCCAGCGCCGAAGGCTTTAAACCTCACGCCACGCCCAGCGTGCGCTTGTTCGCCCGCGAACTCGGCGTCGATTTAAGCAAAATTCCCGCCGGCAGCGGCCGCAAGGGACGCATCCTGCAAGACGACGTGAAAAACTTCGTCAAGCAAGCGATGACCTCGGCGCCGGCGACAACCGGCGGTGCCGGCATACCAGCGATTCCGGCCGTCGATTTCAGCCAGTTCGGCGAAATCGAGGAAAAACCGTTGAGCAAAATCAAGCGTCTGACCGGCCAAAACTTGACCCGCGTCTGGCTGAACTTGCCGCTGGTGACTTACCATGATGAAGTTTCTATCGACGAGATGGAAGAATTCCGCAAATCCGTCAATGCCGGCCAAGGCAAGGACGGCGTCAAGCTGACCGGCCTGGTGTTCATCATGAAGGCATTGGTCGCGGCGATGCAAAAGTATCCGGCGTTCAACAGTTCCTTGTCTCCGGAAGGCGACAAGCTGTACTTCAAGAAATATTTCCATATCGGCATCGCCGTCGATACCCCGAACGGTTTGGTGGTGCCGGTGATACGGGACGTCGACAAGAAAGGCATTTTCCAACTGTCGACCGAATTGGCCGAAATGAGCGAACTGGCCAGACTCGGCAAGTTGAAACCCGCCGATATGCAAGGCGGCTGCATGACCATTTCCAGCCTAGGCGGCATCGGCGGCACCGCGTTCACGCCCATCGTCAACGCCCCGGAAGTCGCGATCCTGGGCGTGACTCGTTCCAAGGTGCAACCGGTCTGGAACGGAAAGGAATTCGAACCGAAACTGATGCTACCCTTGGACATCACCTACGACCACCGCGTCATCGACGGCGCCGAGGGCGCGCGTTTCATGGAAGCGATGAAAGCCAATCTGGCGGATATTCGGCGCTTGTTGTTGTAG
- the aceE gene encoding pyruvate dehydrogenase (acetyl-transferring), homodimeric type, with protein sequence MTNNTDIAGKHDIDPAETQEWMEALQAVIEKEGSDRASYLIETLLETARQSGLDIPFSANTPYINTIPVDKQPKYPGNTDIERTVRSYVRWNAMMMVLRANKYTNVGGHIASFASAITLYDVGQNHFWNAASDKHGGDLIFSQGHSAPGTYAHAFLLGRLSEAQMDNFRQEVGGNGLSSYPHPWLMPEFWQFPTVSMGLGPIMAIYQARFMRYMQDRGMTNTDGRKVWAFLGDGETDEPETLGAIGMAGREKLDNLIFVVNCNLQRLDGPVRGNGKIIQELEGNFRGANWNVIKVIWGRRWDAILARDKDGLVVKRMMECVDGDYQTFKSKDGAYVREKFFNTPELKELVKDYTDRDIWELNRGGHDPIKVFAAYNAAANHQGQPTVILAKTIKGYGMGDSGQAQNTSHQQKKMSLESIKAIRDRYQLPISDEELPNLPYIRFAEDSEELKYLRQRRVDLGGYLPARRPKSYPLEIPALPAFKALLEGTGEGHEISTTMAFVRILNILVKDKQIGKRVVPIVPDESRTFGMEGMFRQLGIWSQVGQLYTPQDAEQLMFYKEDKHGQVLQEGINEAGGLCDWIAAGTAYSTHGVPMIPFFIYYSMFGFQRVADLIWAAADQRTRGFLLGGTAGRTTLNGEGLQHEDGHSHLVAATVPNCYSYDPTFACELAVIVHDGLRRMYVEQEDIFYYITLMNENYDQPALVEGSEADILKGMYLFKKGPNSKKPRVQLLGSGTIFIEVIEAAGLLHDDWGVDADLWSCPSFTELARDGQSCERWNRLHPTEKPRTTHIEHCLGGAKGPIVAATDYMRAFAEQIRPWVKQPYTVLGTDGFGRSDTRANLRSFFEVDRYHVAVAALHALAQAGEFDAAKVEVAIAKYNINPNVTAPWLI encoded by the coding sequence ATGACCAACAATACCGACATTGCCGGCAAACACGATATCGATCCCGCAGAAACTCAGGAATGGATGGAGGCGCTACAGGCGGTCATCGAAAAGGAAGGCAGCGACCGCGCCAGCTACCTGATCGAAACCCTGCTTGAAACCGCCAGGCAATCCGGTCTGGATATACCCTTCTCCGCCAACACCCCCTACATCAACACGATCCCGGTCGATAAGCAGCCGAAGTATCCCGGCAACACCGATATCGAACGCACCGTCCGCTCCTACGTGCGCTGGAACGCGATGATGATGGTGTTGCGCGCCAACAAATACACCAATGTCGGCGGCCATATCGCCAGCTTCGCGTCGGCGATTACCTTGTACGACGTCGGCCAAAACCATTTCTGGAACGCCGCTTCGGACAAGCACGGCGGCGACCTGATTTTCTCGCAAGGCCATTCGGCGCCAGGGACCTACGCCCACGCCTTCTTGCTGGGGCGCTTGAGCGAGGCGCAAATGGACAATTTCCGCCAGGAAGTCGGCGGCAACGGCTTGTCGTCCTATCCTCATCCTTGGCTGATGCCGGAATTCTGGCAATTTCCGACCGTGTCGATGGGCCTGGGGCCGATCATGGCGATTTACCAAGCCCGCTTCATGCGCTACATGCAGGATCGCGGCATGACCAATACCGACGGCCGCAAAGTGTGGGCCTTCCTCGGCGACGGCGAGACCGACGAACCGGAAACCCTGGGCGCGATCGGCATGGCCGGCCGCGAAAAACTGGACAACCTGATTTTCGTCGTCAACTGCAACCTGCAACGTCTGGACGGCCCGGTACGCGGCAACGGCAAGATCATTCAGGAATTGGAAGGCAACTTCCGCGGCGCCAACTGGAACGTCATTAAAGTCATCTGGGGCCGGCGCTGGGACGCCATCCTGGCGCGCGACAAGGACGGCTTGGTGGTCAAGCGCATGATGGAATGCGTCGACGGCGACTACCAGACTTTCAAATCCAAGGACGGCGCCTATGTCCGGGAGAAGTTCTTCAATACGCCGGAACTCAAGGAACTGGTCAAGGATTACACCGACCGCGATATCTGGGAACTGAATCGCGGCGGTCACGACCCGATCAAGGTCTTCGCGGCCTACAACGCGGCGGCCAACCACCAAGGCCAGCCGACCGTGATTCTGGCCAAAACCATCAAAGGCTACGGCATGGGCGATTCCGGCCAGGCGCAAAACACCAGCCATCAGCAAAAGAAGATGAGCCTGGAATCGATCAAAGCCATCCGCGACCGCTACCAATTGCCGATCAGCGACGAAGAACTACCCAATTTGCCCTATATCCGCTTCGCGGAAGATTCCGAAGAACTCAAATATTTGCGGCAACGCCGCGTCGATCTGGGCGGCTATTTGCCCGCGCGGCGACCGAAATCCTATCCGCTGGAAATTCCGGCTCTGCCGGCCTTCAAAGCCCTGCTGGAAGGCACCGGCGAAGGTCACGAGATTTCAACGACGATGGCCTTCGTCCGTATCCTCAACATCCTGGTCAAGGACAAGCAAATCGGCAAGCGGGTCGTGCCCATCGTCCCCGACGAATCCCGCACCTTCGGCATGGAAGGCATGTTCCGCCAATTGGGCATCTGGTCGCAGGTCGGCCAGCTTTACACGCCGCAAGACGCCGAACAACTGATGTTCTACAAGGAAGACAAGCACGGCCAAGTGTTGCAGGAAGGCATCAACGAAGCCGGCGGTCTGTGCGACTGGATCGCGGCCGGTACCGCCTATTCGACCCACGGCGTGCCGATGATTCCGTTCTTCATTTACTACTCGATGTTCGGTTTCCAACGCGTCGCCGATTTGATCTGGGCCGCCGCCGATCAACGCACCCGCGGCTTCCTGCTGGGCGGCACCGCCGGTCGCACTACGTTGAACGGCGAAGGCTTGCAACACGAAGACGGCCACAGCCATTTGGTGGCGGCGACCGTACCGAACTGCTATTCCTACGATCCGACCTTCGCCTGCGAACTGGCCGTGATCGTCCACGACGGCTTGCGCCGCATGTACGTCGAACAGGAAGACATTTTCTACTACATCACCTTGATGAACGAAAACTACGATCAACCCGCGTTGGTCGAAGGTTCGGAAGCCGATATTCTGAAGGGCATGTATTTGTTCAAGAAAGGCCCGAACAGCAAAAAGCCGCGCGTGCAGCTGCTGGGTTCCGGCACGATCTTTATCGAGGTCATCGAAGCCGCCGGATTACTCCACGACGATTGGGGCGTCGATGCCGACTTGTGGAGTTGCCCCAGTTTCACCGAACTGGCGCGCGACGGCCAAAGCTGCGAGCGCTGGAATCGACTGCATCCCACCGAAAAGCCGCGTACCACGCATATCGAACATTGCCTGGGCGGCGCGAAAGGCCCTATCGTCGCCGCGACCGACTACATGCGCGCCTTTGCCGAACAAATTCGGCCTTGGGTCAAACAACCTTACACGGTCTTGGGTACCGACGGCTTCGGCCGGTCCGACACCCGCGCCAATTTGCGCAGTTTCTTCGAGGTGGACCGCTACCACGTGGCCGTCGCCGCGCTGCACGCGCTGGCCCAGGCCGGCGAGTTCGACGCCGCGAAAGTCGAGGTGGCCATCGCCAAATACAATATCAATCCCAACGTCACCGCGCCCTGGTTGATTTAA
- a CDS encoding retention module-containing protein translates to MAVGTVTVVTGTVTALSADGGRRILQVGDRIEATDILETADGASLVVALDGGGSLDMGGNDRMALGDALPDGGDITGNGQAQASGPSVEDIQAALLAGQDPTKVADPTAAGAPAAGGGPGGGNEGHGIVSIDYLNPVAPVNNGFDTIGPVVAFNDIAPQVLLLDPRRLPATADGGLNQPPIAVDDGSSGLPAGTPVTLDVLGNDSDPDGSLDPTSVQIVGTAAPGQSLTVAGEGVWSVDPVSGAITFTPAADFVGDPSPIQYTVADNLGLRSDPATVSIDYNLPPAAGDDGISGLVPGNAATLKVLSNDSDPDGSVDPTSIQIVGTSAPGQALVVAGQGTWSVDLESGTITFTPVAGFIGDPTPIQYTIADNLGLRSEPATVSVDYAPAVTALDSAVDESDADRSVTAALTIDGAAPASVTLAAVGATWNPATQTLTDDGGHYTVKVENGTYQFTLLQPLTHTGSGNPLAFDISASLTAADGSSANTDFTVTVYDDGPTVTNANGQLKDSVGEALTQLIDYDLGFDGLGSVTLNLPEISANGAPWQLTSDADAVSFAVADTNGDGLDELYAFIDKGPQGLDASDRMVFTLTPTQNDSAIGDYTLTLYQVLDLPPADSVTLGFGTTSTGPAGQVAVGNSLLVTGSDLNVANGHIGIGNASLDKGESITYQFGTVDNFDVSVKQLVNSVQLQEFNTNSGADAFRWTAYRDGAVVGSKTVSFTATAGGDYAPAITVDGGYDTLKIQVISGGFEVGGLKYLNLPNTQQLDLKFGFTATDGDGDSVTGSFTVDTGALLTTQLQTPASVLEHPDSLHALSTP, encoded by the coding sequence ATGGCCGTAGGAACCGTTACTGTCGTCACCGGCACCGTTACCGCGCTTTCCGCCGACGGCGGCCGGCGCATACTGCAGGTGGGCGACCGCATCGAGGCGACGGACATCTTGGAGACCGCCGACGGCGCCAGCCTGGTGGTTGCATTGGATGGCGGCGGCAGTCTGGACATGGGCGGTAACGACCGAATGGCGCTTGGCGACGCATTGCCGGATGGTGGCGATATAACCGGCAACGGCCAGGCCCAAGCCAGCGGCCCTAGCGTAGAAGACATTCAGGCCGCGTTGTTGGCCGGCCAAGATCCGACCAAGGTTGCCGATCCCACCGCGGCCGGCGCACCGGCGGCCGGCGGCGGACCCGGCGGCGGCAATGAAGGCCACGGCATCGTCAGCATCGATTATTTAAATCCGGTCGCGCCGGTCAACAACGGCTTCGATACGATAGGCCCGGTCGTGGCGTTCAACGACATCGCCCCGCAAGTCCTGCTACTCGATCCGCGCCGCCTGCCTGCAACCGCGGACGGCGGGCTCAACCAACCGCCGATCGCGGTCGACGACGGCTCGAGCGGATTGCCGGCCGGCACGCCGGTCACCTTGGACGTGCTTGGCAACGATAGCGACCCGGACGGCAGCCTGGACCCGACCAGCGTGCAAATCGTCGGCACCGCCGCGCCCGGACAGTCACTAACGGTGGCCGGGGAGGGCGTGTGGAGTGTGGACCCCGTCAGCGGTGCGATCACGTTTACCCCCGCCGCCGACTTCGTCGGCGATCCGAGCCCGATCCAATATACCGTCGCGGACAATCTCGGCCTACGTTCCGATCCAGCCACGGTCAGTATCGACTACAACCTACCGCCGGCGGCCGGCGACGACGGCATCTCCGGCCTAGTTCCAGGCAACGCCGCGACATTAAAGGTATTGAGCAACGACAGCGACCCGGACGGTAGCGTCGATCCGACCAGTATTCAGATTGTCGGCACGTCGGCGCCGGGCCAAGCGCTAGTGGTCGCGGGCCAGGGCACCTGGAGCGTCGACCTCGAGTCCGGCACCATCACGTTTACGCCGGTCGCCGGCTTCATCGGCGACCCGACCCCAATTCAATACACCATCGCCGATAATCTGGGTTTGCGTTCGGAGCCGGCCACGGTCAGCGTCGATTACGCCCCGGCGGTCACCGCGCTCGATTCGGCTGTCGACGAAAGCGACGCCGACCGATCCGTGACAGCAGCATTGACGATAGACGGCGCGGCGCCGGCTTCGGTCACGTTGGCCGCCGTCGGCGCCACTTGGAACCCGGCGACGCAGACATTGACCGATGATGGCGGCCATTACACCGTGAAGGTCGAGAACGGCACCTATCAATTTACTCTGCTGCAACCGTTGACCCACACCGGCAGCGGCAACCCGCTGGCATTCGACATCTCGGCAAGCTTGACCGCCGCCGATGGCAGTAGCGCGAATACCGATTTTACCGTAACGGTTTACGACGACGGCCCCACCGTCACCAATGCCAACGGTCAACTGAAAGATTCCGTCGGCGAAGCGTTAACGCAGTTGATCGATTACGACTTGGGATTCGACGGCTTGGGCAGTGTTACGCTGAACCTGCCCGAAATTTCCGCTAACGGCGCGCCCTGGCAATTGACGTCGGACGCCGACGCGGTCAGCTTCGCGGTTGCCGACACCAACGGGGACGGCTTGGACGAACTCTACGCCTTCATCGACAAAGGCCCTCAGGGATTGGATGCCAGCGACCGGATGGTGTTTACGTTGACGCCGACGCAAAACGACTCCGCAATCGGCGATTACACGCTAACGCTCTACCAAGTACTGGATCTGCCCCCGGCCGATAGCGTGACGCTCGGCTTCGGCACCACCAGCACCGGGCCCGCCGGACAAGTGGCGGTCGGCAATTCTCTGCTGGTGACGGGCAGCGACCTTAATGTCGCCAACGGTCACATCGGGATAGGCAATGCCAGCCTGGACAAGGGCGAATCGATTACCTACCAGTTCGGAACGGTCGATAACTTCGATGTATCCGTCAAACAATTGGTGAATTCGGTACAGTTGCAGGAATTCAACACCAATAGCGGCGCCGATGCGTTTCGCTGGACCGCCTATCGCGACGGCGCCGTGGTCGGTAGTAAGACTGTGAGTTTTACCGCGACAGCCGGCGGCGATTACGCGCCGGCGATCACCGTGGACGGCGGTTACGATACGCTGAAGATTCAGGTGATCTCCGGCGGTTTCGAGGTTGGCGGTCTGAAATACCTGAATTTGCCCAACACCCAGCAGCTCGATTTGAAATTCGGTTTTACCGCGACCGATGGCGACGGCGACAGCGTGACCGGCAGCTTTACCGTCGACACCGGGGCCTTGCTGACGACACAATTGCAAACCCCGGCCAGCGTATTGGAACACCCCGATAGCTTGCACGCGCTGTCCACGCCGTAA
- a CDS encoding protein adenylyltransferase SelO, which translates to MPASADSLPLDSLRFDNRFVRELPGDPEPDNFRRQVYASCYSKVTPSRVKNPRLVAYAADLAEELGIAEEVCRSDDFCQVFAGNRLADGMEPFAMGYGGHQFGHWAGQLGDGRAINLGEVICPDGSRQTLQLKGAGLTPYSRSADGLAVLRSSIREFLCSEAMHHLGVPTTRALSVVLTGETVVRDMFYDGNPQLEPGAIVCRVAPSFVRFGNFQLFTARDDLESLKALVDYTIRNDFPELGEPCTAVYLQWFAEVCRKTADMVVHWQRVGFVHGVMNTDNMSILGLTIDYGPYGWLENYDPDWTPNTTDAQGRRYRYGNQPKIAYWNLVQLANALYPLVKRAEGLQQALQSFTDTFDRQWQATLAAKLGLSAFDADAGDEALTHRVLKLLQNAETDMTLFFRQLADVDIAGSADEQANAEFIELLQRNSYETLSEAVVEMAERWFGDYRKRLLSDGLPQSERREIMNRVNPKYVLRNYLAQQAIDLAEQGDFSLVWELLDLLRAPYAEQPERDRFAAKRPDWAKERAGCSMLSCSS; encoded by the coding sequence ATGCCAGCCTCAGCCGATAGCCTCCCCCTCGATAGCCTGCGCTTCGACAACCGATTCGTCCGCGAGTTGCCGGGCGACCCGGAACCCGACAATTTTCGCCGCCAAGTGTATGCGTCCTGTTATTCGAAAGTCACACCCAGCAGGGTCAAGAACCCGCGACTAGTGGCCTACGCCGCCGACCTGGCCGAGGAACTGGGCATTGCCGAGGAGGTCTGTCGCTCCGACGATTTTTGCCAAGTCTTCGCCGGCAACCGGCTGGCGGACGGGATGGAGCCGTTCGCGATGGGATACGGCGGTCACCAGTTCGGGCATTGGGCCGGACAACTGGGCGACGGCCGCGCCATCAATCTCGGCGAAGTGATCTGCCCGGACGGCTCGCGGCAAACCCTGCAATTGAAGGGCGCCGGCCTGACCCCGTATTCGCGTAGCGCCGACGGCCTGGCGGTATTGCGCTCGTCGATTCGGGAATTTTTGTGCAGCGAGGCGATGCACCATCTCGGCGTACCGACCACCCGCGCGCTCAGCGTGGTTTTGACCGGCGAAACCGTGGTGCGCGACATGTTTTACGACGGTAATCCGCAATTGGAACCGGGCGCGATTGTGTGCCGGGTCGCGCCGTCCTTCGTCCGTTTCGGCAACTTCCAATTATTCACCGCCCGCGACGACCTGGAGTCGCTGAAAGCCTTGGTGGACTACACGATACGCAACGACTTTCCGGAATTGGGCGAACCGTGTACCGCCGTTTACCTGCAATGGTTCGCCGAAGTCTGCCGGAAAACCGCCGATATGGTGGTGCATTGGCAACGGGTCGGCTTCGTCCACGGCGTGATGAATACCGACAACATGTCGATTCTGGGCTTGACCATCGATTACGGCCCCTACGGCTGGCTGGAAAACTACGATCCGGACTGGACGCCCAACACCACCGATGCCCAAGGCCGCCGCTACCGTTACGGCAACCAACCCAAAATCGCCTATTGGAATCTGGTGCAACTGGCCAACGCCTTGTATCCGCTGGTTAAGCGCGCCGAGGGTTTGCAGCAGGCCCTGCAAAGCTTTACCGACACATTCGACCGGCAATGGCAGGCGACGCTGGCCGCCAAACTCGGCCTGTCGGCATTCGATGCCGATGCCGGCGACGAGGCCCTGACCCATCGCGTGTTGAAGTTGTTGCAGAATGCCGAAACCGACATGACGCTGTTCTTCCGGCAACTGGCCGATGTCGATATCGCCGGATCGGCCGACGAGCAAGCCAATGCCGAATTTATCGAGCTGTTGCAACGAAACAGTTACGAGACCTTGAGCGAAGCCGTCGTCGAAATGGCCGAGCGCTGGTTCGGCGATTATCGGAAAAGGCTGTTAAGCGACGGCCTGCCGCAAAGCGAGCGCCGCGAAATCATGAATCGGGTCAATCCCAAATACGTGTTGCGCAATTATTTGGCCCAACAAGCCATCGATCTGGCCGAACAAGGCGATTTCAGCCTGGTTTGGGAGTTGCTGGATTTATTGCGCGCGCCGTATGCCGAGCAACCCGAGCGCGATCGGTTCGCCGCGAAGCGGCCGGATTGGGCCAAGGAACGCGCCGGTTGTTCGATGCTCTCGTGTAGTTCGTAA